TAGTGTCTGTAACGTTTAGAATATTAGAAATTTCATTTACAGAATTATCTATTACAATATCACACGAAGACCTGTGCGGCAATAAATATTGCTCATAAGATGGCATGACATGATTATGCCATTTATATAAAATATCCTCTTCAGAATAGCCCCTTTCGATTAAATCTCTATTGAGTCGTCTTTCTAAAGCGACCTCTGTTTGGGCATCAATAAAAATCTTATAATCAAATAATGGTTTGATGTTTTCGAAATGGTAAATAAATAAACCCTCTATGATTAGGATAGGGGCAGGTTTATTCTCTAATATCTTAGGTGTTAGGTTGTCATTGTTAAAAGTATATTCTTCCATATATACCGTTTCGAAATTCATAAGCTTATCAATATCCGATTCGAATTTTTGAATATCAAAACAAGTAGGGAGGTCAAAATTGTGGAGTTTATTCTCTTCTTTGGTCATGTTTGCTCCAACGCGGAAATAGTAGTCATCCTGAGAAATCAGGCATACTTCTTCCGGAGAGAAATGATTTAAAAAGCAATTTAAGAAAAACGTTTTGCCAGACCCACTACCTCCGGCCACTCCCACAATGTACGGCTTATCTTTCATTAGGTAATCCGTAAGTTATATTTACCAAAAAGCGTTTATCTAAAGCACCTAAAGCATCTGCAACAGCTTTATTGATAACTATGATTACGTCTTTTGTAGTTTCGTTCTCTGTATATTTCCCGACAACTTTGGCAAAAACACTTCTGTTCGTCATCGGATTGGTGATCTTTACAATCGTTCCGATAGGGGCGATGCTGTGCAAAGCATAGCTTTTGGCATTTCCCAAATTTTCGTCATTGATATATACAGCGATACCTTTTTCATTTTTTTCTGTAATGCCGTATCTGTTTCTTTGTATGTTAAGGTTGTCGCCGGAAGAGTCTGTAGAATCTACATACCTGATTTTATTAGGTGTCTCCTGCACAGGTGGAGGAGTGTTTCTTACGATTTCTGGTTTGCCCTGGCTATTGGTTATTACCTCTGGCTTAATGCTAACAGATTCGTTAACTAAAACTTTTAAAGTTTGTCCAACGTTAAGATTATTTGCCGATAAGTTATTCAACAACTTTAAGTCGTCTACACGCATATTGTATTTGCTGGCAATAGCATATAAAGTTTCTTTGGGTTGTACAACGTGTGTAGTTTCTTTTTTGCCGCCTGTTGTGGTTTTAGGTGTCTCTTGTGCATTATTATTGTTGCCAGGCCTGTTAGTGAAAACCACCGGAGGTTTAGTTATTGAAAAGTCTTGCTCTGTAGGTATTTTAATTACCGACCCAATTCCCAGAGGAACATTGTTATTAAAATCCATGATTTTTTTAGGAGCAATGTTGTATCTTCTTGAAAGGGAGTAGTACGTTTCCTTGGGCTCTATCTTATGAAGAATGATCTTTTTTCCAGATAGATTTTCTATACCAATTGAATCTCGCGTTGAGGAAGCCGATGCGGCATATGTGAATATAGAAAATGTAAATATTAGAATGTTTTTAAGCTTCATTTATAAAAATCTTATCTGTAAAAACTTTACAATTATAATAAATAAACAACAATTTCTGATTTGTCCTTAATGTAAACCAGTCTGTTGAACCATACAAAGAACGTATCGGGGGATACTTTTTGTATATCTTTAGCAAGATAATCGGTAAAAATTAAATTACCTTCCCTGTAGATTTCCAGTATATGATTGATGGTGTTTTCTTGCTTTTTATATCCAGATCTGATGTCTAAATCGTTGATTTTTAGCTCTTGATAGCATTGGGTTATTTCCTCACTGAAATGAGAATCCGGAATCTGGATTTTATTAATTATTGTGGGATATTCTGAAATTTCTTCCTGCTTTACGTTTTTTAGTAACAATCCTGTTTCGGGATCCAGTAGTTCAAACCTTCGAGGCTGTATTCTGGAATTAAAAGCTAATATTCCTTTGTAAGAAATATTCTCGAGTACATAGTTATAGTTTTCCCAAAGTATATTTTGATTACGGAGGTCAAATGCAATAATGCCTTTTCTGGCGGGACTAAATTCGTTTTCGAATTGGTAAAAGTAAGCTGTGGTTTTATAAATTCCGGAAATGCCAATAAGCCATTTTTCCTCAAAAACCTTATCCTTCATCAGAAATTGGCTTTTTTTAAAGTCGTAGGCATAGAAATAAACTTCTTTGGTATCTGTTCGGCTTTCTACAAGTAGGATCTGCTCTTCGTCATCTAAAACAATTTTCCATATAATTCCCTTTACTGTTTCAGAGATTAGCTGCTTAAATGTATCTTTATTGAGCATATAGCTTCAAAAATATAAAATAAAAGACAATAACTACAAAGACGCCAAGCATACAGAGGTAAATTTAAATTCTGTGAACCTTGATATTCTTTGCGTTTTAAAATAAATACTATTGATGAAAAGGATATTATACTTGATTTGCTTTTTATTGTTTCAACAAACTTTAAATGCACAAACTAAGGTTTACCAATTTGAAATAAAAGACGAGATTAACCCGGCTACCTGGAGGATTGCAAAGAAAGCGATAGCCAATTCAAAAGCAGATAAAGCGGAGGTACTATTACTGGAACTGAATACTTTTGGCGGAATGTTGGATTATGCAGATTCAATCCGTACAGCATTGCTCAATTCAGATATAAAGACTATTGTCTTTATTAATAATAACGCAGCATCTGCGGGTGCATTAATTTCTTTGGCTTGTGATAAGATATACATGCACAGAGGAGCAAGTATTGGTGCTGCCAGTGTAGTTAACGGAAGTGGAGAAGTGCTGCCGGAAAAATATCAATCTTTTATGAGAGGGTTAATGAGGACAACGGCCGAAACAAAGGGCCGCGATCCCCAAATAGCGGAAGGTTTTGTTGATCCGGATATAGAAATCCCGGGAGTAAAGCCAAAAGGTAAGGTATTAACCTTTACTACATCCGAAGCACTGGCTCATAAGTTCTGCGATGGAGAAGCAAACTCTATAAAAGAAGTATTACAAAAGGAAGGCATAAATCAGCCTGACATACACACCTTTGTTCCATCAGTTCTGGATAAAATTATTGGTATATTACTTACACCAGCAATTTCCGGTTTATTGATATTGCTGATTATAGGTGGAATATATTTCGAATTACAAACCCCCGGTATTGGTTTTGCGCTCATTGTTTCCATTGTATCGGCCTTGTTATTTTTCGCTCCGCTTTATCTGGAAGGACTTGCTGATAATTGGGAAATCGTAATTTTTGTATTGGGAGTCATATTTCTCATTTTAGAAATATTCCTGATTCCGGGCTTTGGGATTTTTGGTATATTGGGAATCATATTTATGATTAGTGGCCTGGCATTAAGTCTGGTTACAAATGATTTTTTTGATTTTAACGTAAGTTCTGGAGAAAGACTTGTGAATGCATTTTTGTTGGTAATAGGTTCTGTAATTGGGTCTATTGTTTTGTCGGTAATTTTTGGAGGAAACATTTTAAAATCGAAGGTTTTTAAAAGATTAGTCCTGACGGATGAACAGAAAGCCGGACATGGCTATCAGGTAAATAAACCGTCGATGGAATTGATAGGTAAACAAGGCTTTGCTAAAACTGCTTTAAGACCTTCTGGTAAAATAGATATCGATGGCATATGGTATGATGCGGTTTCTAATGACGGTTTTATTGATAGCGGTATTCCAATAATTGTAAACAAAATAGAGAACTACAACGTTATAGTTAAAAGACTAAATTCATAAAAAATATGGCAACAAATAAAATAGGACTTAACGACAAAGAGGTTGTAGAACTTGTAGATTTATTAAACGATTTATTGGCAAATTATCAAATACATTATCAAAAATTACGTGGATGTCATTGGAATGTGAGAGGAAATGACTTCTTTACATTGCATCTTAAATTCGAAGAATTATATAACAATGCTCAATTAACAATAGACGAATTGGCTGAACGTGTATTAACACTGGGTAAATCTCCGCATAGCACTTATGCAAATTATATCAAGGTATCTAAAATTAAAGAAATTAATACAGAAGGGCTGGCTCCAAATAAGATGGTGGATGCTATACTTGAAGATTATAAGGTATTGTTGGATTTAGAGAGAGAAATCATAGAAACGGCATCCGAGAATGTAAACGATGAAGGTACAGCCGATATGATTACCGGATTTGTAAAGTTTCAGGAAAAAACCAGTTGGATGCTTAGAGCCTACAACGGTAATAAATAAATGTATACCAAATTTAGTTAGTAAAAGCCTTTCTTACAACTATTAGAAAGGCTTTTTTGTTGCTAAATAAATCAGTTTTTTGTTTGATGCTTATGGGGATATCCTTATATTTGTTAGGGATGTTTGTCGAAAAAAATTAGTATATATAACCTGAAATGAAACCATGAAACAAACCAAGCCATACAATACGTTTGGGGAAAGTCCAGTAGAAAAGCTGGAAGACCTGGACTTGTCATTGACTTATAATTATTCCAATTATTTAAATTGGTTTTTTAGCGATAGAGTAGAACTCTTAAAGGGAAAAATATTCAAAATGAGCCCTGCGCCTTCCAGATACCATCAACAGGTTTCGGGTAAGGTATTTGTTGCTCTTGCAGTATATCTGAAAAATAAATCTTGTAAGATTTATGCCGCTCCTTTTGATGTACGTTTCCCAAAAGATAGTAAAGCAGATAAGGATATTTATACCGTTTTGCAACCTGATATATGTGTAATATGCGATTTGGCTAAGTTGGATGACAGGGGTTGTATAGGTGCTCCGGATATTGTGGTTGAAATACTTTCTCCTGGAAACAATAAAAAAGAACTGCTAAATAAATACAAAATATATGAAGAATTTGGAGTGAAAGAATATTGGATTGTAAGTCCATCAGAAAAGACTTTCTTTAAATACACTTTGGGCGCTGATGAAAAATATAAGCCATCCCGCTTGTTTACCTTAAGTGAAGAAATAACTTCTGATATTCTGGCAGGGTTTAAATTAAATCTGGATGATGTTTTTGAAGACTAACGTCGAATATTTATTGTCCTGTTAAAGCGCAAATAATATTTCTGAATGTAATTAATAATAAGTGATTTCTCGCTTAGTTATTTGTACAGGTTTATCATCTATCATTACACTTTTCTTGAGCCAATTCCCATATTTGTCAAAAGATTCATATTTAAAAGTTCTGGAATATATATTGTCGTCTAGTTTTTTACGTGGAGACCCACCTATAAAAATTATATTAGAATCAAGGGCTAATATTAAATTATTTCGTTTATCGTATGTATAAACAATTTTACTTGTTTTAATTCTGTTAGAGTCGTAATTACTTTCTTGTATTCTTTTGTTTTGCTGGTCGTATATATATTCGTTTATTTTATCTAAACTACCATCAGATTTATACCATAATTCTTGTATACAATTGCTCCGTTTATCATAATTGTAAATTACTTTTGAGCTTAGTTTTTCTCTGATATCATAAGAATACATAGTATCTCTTTTTCCAAACTTGTTATATATAAATCGAAATACAAGGCGATTTTTTGAATATACACACTCAATGAGATTTTGCTTATTGTTGTAGCTATATTCAGAGAAATTTCCAGAACCTCCTTTTTTATCAATTGTTGATGCTATTCTCCCTTTTTTGTCGTAGGTGTTTAAGGAAAGAACAATGCGGTTTTGTTGATTATACATAGAAATACCCTCTATGTTGCCAGAGTTATTAAAGCTGTATATTGATTTATAGTCCCAGTTAGTATTTAATCCCTCATTATTTTTATCTGCCTTATATTCATAACAAGTAGTGGACTTAACCTTACCTTTTAAGTTGCTACTTTCTAAATCATTTTGATATTTGCCAGATACTTTTACCGAGCGATCTTGTGCAGCTACATTTGAGTAGTTTATACCAATGAGAATAAGCAGTAAAAGAAAGCGTTTCATATTTCTAAGCCAGATTATATTATACCAGAAAGGGTGCAAAGAATATGAAGATAGTTCCCCTTTGTTCTTAGCACCCTTTTAATATAGTTTTTTTATTTAAAATCTCGCTCCAAAAGTTAAAGAAACTCTGGTTGTTGTTTTTGTAATATCTGCGTAAGGCTCATTTCCCCCACTTAATGTATATGCACTATAACCATCTTTGTTATCATAAACCATTACAGCAGCATCAATAGAGTAATTTCCTACTCTATAGCCAAAGCCACCAGAATATCTGTTTACAGAATTATCAACACTACTTTTAACATAAGGATCTCCCATATGACGGTAACCCGCTCTAACAGCAAATTCGTTGCTTACTTTATATTCTGCACCAACACCAAAGTTCACTACATCTTTGTAATTGTTTTGAATGTAGTTGTTAACATTTCTGTCGGTAGCTGATTCATTGGAAGTGAATTTTATGGTTGAATAGTCTACAAAATTAACATCAGCACTTATAAAACCTTTTTGACCAAATATATAAGAGATACCACCATTTAATTTTAAAGGTGTTCTTAGATTGTAATTGAAGTTAAAGTCTTGATCCTGAGATACAGAAGTATTAAAGGTGTTTAAAAAATCTATCCTTTCGTAATAAGTATCTGTTAAATCATAATAAGTTGGAGTTTCCAGCGAAAGACCTAGTCTTAGTTCGTTAACAGGCTTTAAAATAGCGCCAATTTTAAAGTTTACACCTGAACCTTCAGTATTATAAGATTTTAAAAAATCGACATTATACGGAGATCCATTATCAGCAAATAAACTGGACTCGTTTAATGTTTCCTGCGATTTATAATTTAAAGACGCAATTCCGACCCCAGCTCCCACGTAAACATTATTCCCAAAATTCAAACCAAACGATAGATCTAAATTTGATTGTCCTCCCGATCTCAAAATATTCATGTTCTGGTCTCCATCACTATAAGTATTTGGTGCGTATTTGCCAGTATTATCTTGATCAAATAAATAACCTTGCCAACCTCCGTAAACGATATTGTCTGATAATTTTTCCGGATCAGAAGCGCCATCCCTATTGGCAGCTTCGGCTAAGTAATCTCCTAAACCATTTTCAAAAGTTACACCAGAAAACCGAATCTTATTCTTGAAAAAATTATTTTTCTGATAGCCAATACCGTAATTAACAGCTACTAATCCTTTTTTTGTATTATCTCCAAATTTAGAAACCGGAGAATGGAATACAATCCCAATATTGTTTATAGTGGGGTTAAACACAGAGCTAGAGGTAGATTGGCCTAAAAATTCAGATTTGTTTTTGTAATTATTTAGCCCTACGGTAAAAGCAAATTCAGACCTGCTAAACATACCTAGCCCCGCAGGGTTACCGTAAATAGAACTTAAATCGCCTCCCATTGATGTTTGTTGCCCACCTAAAGCCCCAAATCGGGCAGTTGTACTGCTTTCAGTTCCAGAAAACTTTAGCGCATCTCCTTCATATTGTGCAAAAGCCTGCTGTGAAGAGGCCCCCGCAACCAATAATAACCCTAATATATTTGTTAATTTCATGATGCTTAAATATTAAAATGAACGGATAATAAAAGTCCGCTTGCCGGACAAGCGGACTCTTAAATTTATCTGGATGGTCTTCCGCCACCACCACCGGAGCTTCCTCTACTGCTACCGCCTCCGGAAGATGAACTTCCGCCACCCCATGAAGAAGGTGATTGTTGCGGAGGAGGAGAGTATCTCTCTGGTCTGCTTTGTGGTCTTGAAGACTCGGTTGGAGCCGGTCTTTCTACTCTTTGAGGAGCTTCAGATCTGGTTGGACGAGTACCGCTTTGGCCACTCTCCGGTCTTGTCATCGGTCTGGTTGTTCCCGGGCGTTCGCTAGTACCTGGTCTGCCTACAGTACCTTCTGTTCTGGAAGGTCTTCCCTCTGGCATCTGTATTCTACCGCCAGAGCGAGTATTGGTACCGACTCTTCCTGATGAGCTACCGGTACGATCAGGTCTTACACCGGAAACGCCTCTGCTAGGTCTTGGATTATTTTCAACAACTCTGCCATTCCAAAGGCCACCATAATAGCCGCCGCCCCAATAAACTGGATTGTAAACTGAATACATTCCCCAATAATTATATCTATACGGACCATACCAAGGATTATAGGCCCAGGGATTATAATACCAGCTGTTCCATCCATATCCATAATAGAATGGATCATATCCCCAATTATTCCATCCAATTGACCAACTGTTCCAGCCCCAGTTATTCCAACCTAACCCTACGGAAAATCCAGGTCTATACCAACTGTTAGAATAAAAAGGATCATAATAGAATGGGTCATAGCTTAAATAATTGTCATAATACGAATCTCTCCAGCTGTATGGTGCTCTACGGTTAATGTCTATTCTGGACTCATTTTGATCTTCGTCATAATAATAGTCATTACCATTACTGGTTTGGTAATCCTCAATTCGTCTAGGGGTATAAGTGATTTTTTTGGCTTCGACGTTTGAACTATATACATCATCCCCACTTGAGGCGTTCTGAACAGTCGTTTGGCTAGTAGCGCAGCTTGCCAACACCAAGGCAAAGCTACCTAATAATATATGTGTAATCTTCGTTTTCATTTCCCTCAGATTTAGTTCCTTAAATATAGCTAACATCTCTCTCTAACTCATACGTTTTAAGTAAATATTACGATACAAAGATATTGACTGCATCGAGACAAAAAGGTTTAAAATATTAACAAGCTTAATCCGCCTAATATTTTTTAACTTTGGCAGCATTAAAATCAAAATAATAGATACAAAAAATATTCCAACATAGTTTATGAGCAAAGGATTAACAAGTAGAGCTGAAGATTATTCACAATGGTATAATGAATTGGTAGCTAAGGCCGATTTGGCAGAGCATTCCGCAGTTAGAGGCTGTATGGTAATTAAACCCTACGGTTATTCTATTTGGGAAAAAATGCAATCTGTTTTAGACCAGAAATTCAAAGAAACAG
This genomic interval from Pseudopedobacter saltans DSM 12145 contains the following:
- a CDS encoding OmpP1/FadL family transporter, with protein sequence MKLTNILGLLLVAGASSQQAFAQYEGDALKFSGTESSTTARFGALGGQQTSMGGDLSSIYGNPAGLGMFSRSEFAFTVGLNNYKNKSEFLGQSTSSSVFNPTINNIGIVFHSPVSKFGDNTKKGLVAVNYGIGYQKNNFFKNKIRFSGVTFENGLGDYLAEAANRDGASDPEKLSDNIVYGGWQGYLFDQDNTGKYAPNTYSDGDQNMNILRSGGQSNLDLSFGLNFGNNVYVGAGVGIASLNYKSQETLNESSLFADNGSPYNVDFLKSYNTEGSGVNFKIGAILKPVNELRLGLSLETPTYYDLTDTYYERIDFLNTFNTSVSQDQDFNFNYNLRTPLKLNGGISYIFGQKGFISADVNFVDYSTIKFTSNESATDRNVNNYIQNNYKDVVNFGVGAEYKVSNEFAVRAGYRHMGDPYVKSSVDNSVNRYSGGFGYRVGNYSIDAAVMVYDNKDGYSAYTLSGGNEPYADITKTTTRVSLTFGARF
- a CDS encoding NfeD family protein, translated to MKRILYLICFLLFQQTLNAQTKVYQFEIKDEINPATWRIAKKAIANSKADKAEVLLLELNTFGGMLDYADSIRTALLNSDIKTIVFINNNAASAGALISLACDKIYMHRGASIGAASVVNGSGEVLPEKYQSFMRGLMRTTAETKGRDPQIAEGFVDPDIEIPGVKPKGKVLTFTTSEALAHKFCDGEANSIKEVLQKEGINQPDIHTFVPSVLDKIIGILLTPAISGLLILLIIGGIYFELQTPGIGFALIVSIVSALLFFAPLYLEGLADNWEIVIFVLGVIFLILEIFLIPGFGIFGILGIIFMISGLALSLVTNDFFDFNVSSGERLVNAFLLVIGSVIGSIVLSVIFGGNILKSKVFKRLVLTDEQKAGHGYQVNKPSMELIGKQGFAKTALRPSGKIDIDGIWYDAVSNDGFIDSGIPIIVNKIENYNVIVKRLNS
- a CDS encoding Uma2 family endonuclease — translated: MKQTKPYNTFGESPVEKLEDLDLSLTYNYSNYLNWFFSDRVELLKGKIFKMSPAPSRYHQQVSGKVFVALAVYLKNKSCKIYAAPFDVRFPKDSKADKDIYTVLQPDICVICDLAKLDDRGCIGAPDIVVEILSPGNNKKELLNKYKIYEEFGVKEYWIVSPSEKTFFKYTLGADEKYKPSRLFTLSEEITSDILAGFKLNLDDVFED
- a CDS encoding uridine kinase family protein, which codes for MKDKPYIVGVAGGSGSGKTFFLNCFLNHFSPEEVCLISQDDYYFRVGANMTKEENKLHNFDLPTCFDIQKFESDIDKLMNFETVYMEEYTFNNDNLTPKILENKPAPILIIEGLFIYHFENIKPLFDYKIFIDAQTEVALERRLNRDLIERGYSEEDILYKWHNHVMPSYEQYLLPHRSSCDIVIDNSVNEISNILNVTDTISNNIRARLRIVK
- a CDS encoding Dps family protein, producing the protein MATNKIGLNDKEVVELVDLLNDLLANYQIHYQKLRGCHWNVRGNDFFTLHLKFEELYNNAQLTIDELAERVLTLGKSPHSTYANYIKVSKIKEINTEGLAPNKMVDAILEDYKVLLDLEREIIETASENVNDEGTADMITGFVKFQEKTSWMLRAYNGNK
- a CDS encoding DUF4905 domain-containing protein, with amino-acid sequence MLNKDTFKQLISETVKGIIWKIVLDDEEQILLVESRTDTKEVYFYAYDFKKSQFLMKDKVFEEKWLIGISGIYKTTAYFYQFENEFSPARKGIIAFDLRNQNILWENYNYVLENISYKGILAFNSRIQPRRFELLDPETGLLLKNVKQEEISEYPTIINKIQIPDSHFSEEITQCYQELKINDLDIRSGYKKQENTINHILEIYREGNLIFTDYLAKDIQKVSPDTFFVWFNRLVYIKDKSEIVVYLL
- a CDS encoding LysM peptidoglycan-binding domain-containing protein, giving the protein MDFNNNVPLGIGSVIKIPTEQDFSITKPPVVFTNRPGNNNNAQETPKTTTGGKKETTHVVQPKETLYAIASKYNMRVDDLKLLNNLSANNLNVGQTLKVLVNESVSIKPEVITNSQGKPEIVRNTPPPVQETPNKIRYVDSTDSSGDNLNIQRNRYGITEKNEKGIAVYINDENLGNAKSYALHSIAPIGTIVKITNPMTNRSVFAKVVGKYTENETTKDVIIVINKAVADALGALDKRFLVNITYGLPNER